A segment of the Bradyrhizobium sp. CCBAU 53340 genome:
TTCCGTAATCGCTGCAAGCTGTTCGGTCGACAACTCACGGTTTGGCTCCGGACGATGCCTGTCCACGGAGCGTTCCTCAACGCTATCTCGATGCAGGCGTATGACCTGTCCCACCTCTTTCCTCCATCGTGCAATGGTTAAGGAGTCCCGATCGCAGATGGTGCGGGCGAAGCTGGAAAGACCCGTTAAGGCGAGCACCTCGCGGAGATCCAAAAAGCGAAAAGCCTATCCCAAATGCGAGCCGTCCCGTTGCTTGATGTGCGCTAAGTGCACTTGTGGTCACAAGCGAATCTGCCCCGCACCGACGAGAGCGGGGGACCAAGTTGGTTGGCCATGAGGCGCAATCGTCCCCGGTCAGCCATCGGCAACGCGTTATGCGAGCGCATGGATGCGCGAAATATCCATCATCAAAAGCTGAGACAACGACCGGCAATGTCACAGCCTGACTTGTGGTGCGGGACATCTGGTGAGGGCCCGAAATTCGACCGAGTTTGCCGCTTTTGCTCGCCGCGATGGCACACATTCTATGCGCGACGATCGCGTGGGAGTGTCACTGGTGGGGTTCATAACGTGCTGATAACGTATGGGCGATGCCTTCGGCCCGCGCTCTACTCGTCGCTTCGCTCCTCACCGAGCCACCCTACGGGTGTCTCGGCCCTGCGGGTAACGATCGCTATCGCGAGCGCGCGCAAACAGCGGGGCTCCGCAAGTCAACTGCCAAGTCGCGGCGGCTCCTTCGCTAGGAAAGCAAAAAAGCGAGAGGGCAAGATAAAAGCACTGGCGCTACGGAGCGCCTAAGCCGTTGTCTGCACATCCAAGATTTGGTGCTGCCCAGGTTCTTGCTGTCACCAGGTTCGACCTAATGCAATGGTGATCTTGCGCAATCACGTCTGCGTCTTGGCGAAAGCTAGTAGGCCACACATATCGGCCGCTCATTCAGATGTCGGATGCGTGCCATGCGAGAGATCGACGACGAATTCGAAGCCAAGCTCGGACGGATCGGCAACCGCAGAGCCGGAAGGGCGCACAGCTATCTTCGACGCGTCCGTCAGGAAGCGGCCAAGGCCGGCGCCAGTGCGCGGGCAAGTTCGTCGTTCACCGGCGGTCGTATCGGCCGCGGCCGGGCGCAAGGTGCGGTGCTGGCAGGGCGCGGACGAAGTCAGGGGCAACGCCGTGTTGTGATCAAGGCCCGGATCGTCAGGATCAAGTCGGGCGATCTAGGTGCCGTGCGAGCCCACCTTCGGTATGTCCAGCGCGACGGCGTCACTCGTGAAGGCGAGCCAGGTGAGCTATACGACGCCAGCAATGACCGCGCCGACGGCAAGGACTTTACGGAACGAAGTGCCGGCGATCGCCACCAGTTCCGATTTATCGTGGCGCCTGAGGACAGCGTAGAGCTCGCAGATTTGAAGCCGTTCGTCCGCGACCTGATGCAGCAGATGGAACAGGATCTCGGCACCAAGCTCGACTGGGTCGCTGCCGATCATTTCAACACCGGCCATCCCCATACCCACATCGTCTTGCGCGGCAAGGATGATCAGGAAAACGACCTGGTCATCGCGCGCGACTACATCGCTCATGGCTTTCGGTCGCGGGCGGCGGAACTGATGACGCGAGAGCTCGGCCGCGAGACCGAGATCGAGGTTGCTCGCAAGCTTCAGCAAGAGATCACTGCCGAGCGGTTGACGCGGCTCGACCGAAATATCCTGCGGGATGCTGCTGGCGGAGTTCTTGAACTGGGGGCGCTCTCTGCGCGTGAGCCTGTCTGGCAGACGGCTCGGATCGGGCGGCTGCGAACCTTGGAGCGTATGGGATTGGCGGAAGAGACTGAACCGGGCCGTTGGCAGATCGACCCCGAGCTCGAGCCCAGGCTGAGACGCATGGGGGAACGCGGCGATATCATCAAGACCATGCACCGCGAGATGGCCGCGGCCGGAGTTACGCGGGCTCCCGGCGACTACGCGATCTTCGATCCGCAGGGAAGCGCTCACCGCCTGGTCGGGCGGGTCGTTGGCGAGGGCTTTGCGGATGAACTGACGGAGCGCCGCTATGTTGTGATCGATGGGGTGGACGGACGAACGCACTATGCCGAGATTGGGGCTCTTCGTCCCAACGAAGAAGCGCCTGTCCGGAACACAATCCTGGAGCTCCGGTCGCGCGTCCCTGAGCCTCGCGCAATCGATCGCACCATCGCTAGCGTCGCCGCCGGCAATGGCGGCATCTACAGCGAGCGTGCGCATCGGCAATTCGATCCGCAAGCATCTGGCGAATATGTCGGGTCGCACGTGCGGCGCCTGGAAGCGATGCGGCGCGAGGGGGTGGTCGGCCGGCTTGCCGATGGCAGTTGGAGCGTGGGACGGGATTATCTGGATCGGGTGCTCCAGTACGAGAAACTCCAACAAACGCGCAATCCGGTGCGGGTCACCGTGCTGTCGTGGCAACGGCTCGAAGTTCTGCCGCAGGCGCTGGGTACCACCTGGCTCGATCGCACGCTTGTTGGGATGGAGCCCGATGGGCTCGCATCGACCGGCTTTGGTGCGGAGGTGGAGACCGCGCTCCGAACAAGACGGCAATGGCTGATCGAGCAGGGGCTGGCGCGAGAGGAAGCCGGCCAGATGCGCTTTGCCCGGAACATGCTCGAGACGCTCGAGGCGCGCGAGCTGGCACGGACTGCGGCCGACATATCCGCGCGCACTGGCCTTGCACATGTCGATGTCAAAGCCGGCGACAAGATCGAGGGCGTCTACCGGCGCATGTTGACGCTGAACAGCGGACGGTTCGCCCTGATCGAGCGATCCCAAGAGTTCGCGCTGGTGCCGTGGCGGCCGGTGCTGGAGCGGGCGCGCGGCCAATTGGTCACCGGCCACGTCGGTGGGGAGGGCATCTCCTGGTCGATCGGCATCAAGCGCGGCATCGGCCGATGAGGCCGATGATGTGGCCAAGGTTTCTGTACTCCGGTCGCAGTGCGGAGGAGCCGTCGCCGCTTCAACTCATCGACTTTCAACGGTGATCCTGGCCTTTCCGCTGCTGCCTATCCAGTCGGCGAGGGAAGATTCATAGCCCCACCAGCCGAGCATGGGCTTGTTCAGATATACGAAAAGCTCGCCGTCACGTTTTGGCGTAAGAACCTCAGCAAGCTGCTCGGAATCATCGGGTATCGTATACTCAACGTCGTTGGCCCGAACGTCATCGCTCTGGTTGGGTGGCGCGCGGTCGAGAAAATCCTCCTCGTTACCCCTTGCGCCGACGCGGAATATGATGCTTCCCCATGGGCGGTCGAACGTGTGGCGGAACGGATAGAGCAGAGCCATTGCCGCTGCCTTGAAGAATGGCAGACGGCCTATCGGCTGTCCGCCCATATAGGACTCTTCGCCGAAGAAACTCCACTTGCCGGATGGGGGCTTCGTCTCGGGCGCAGGGAGCCGCTGGACGACAATTCGGTATTCCTTGCCGGTCCTGACGAATACGCCGGTCGAGATGCAGATATTGTTCGGCAAGTTGGTGGCCGATGGCGATGCATCGAAGACCACCTCGATCTGCTGCTTCTTCCTGCCTTTTTCCGTGCTGCCAGCCAGTCCGGTCGTCTCCGTGCAGAAACTGCCGAAGCCGTCGCGGATGTTGAAGAGGTAGTGGCTGCCAAATGCGACGGCCAGATATAGGATTCCAATCGCAGATAGCGCTGGAGCGAGATAGAACTTAAATCCTCGAAGCAGCGCCTGATAGATTTTCGATTGCCGAAGCTTCCGGACAGCCACGCTGGGCAGGAAATAGAACACAAGGAAAGCGCCAAGAACGGCGCGGACTGGCTGCGCGGTATAGGTCAGCAGGCTGTCCTCGTAGCTGGCGGGCAGACGCAGCCAGTTGAGCAGCGGGCGGTCGAATTCAGGATAGAGAAACAAATACAAGATGGCGCCAGCGAACAGGATGGTTTGGGCGGGCGAAACAACTTTGGGGACTTTCGGTTCTTCGGGCTTGTTGGAGTCCGGCAAGAAACGCGTCCACAAAAGTCTCATGCCATCATTGATCGATCCTTTCAG
Coding sequences within it:
- the rlxS gene encoding relaxase/mobilization nuclease RlxS (I built this because a sul1 chimera in AMR looks like the C-terminus.) — its product is MREIDDEFEAKLGRIGNRRAGRAHSYLRRVRQEAAKAGASARASSSFTGGRIGRGRAQGAVLAGRGRSQGQRRVVIKARIVRIKSGDLGAVRAHLRYVQRDGVTREGEPGELYDASNDRADGKDFTERSAGDRHQFRFIVAPEDSVELADLKPFVRDLMQQMEQDLGTKLDWVAADHFNTGHPHTHIVLRGKDDQENDLVIARDYIAHGFRSRAAELMTRELGRETEIEVARKLQQEITAERLTRLDRNILRDAAGGVLELGALSAREPVWQTARIGRLRTLERMGLAEETEPGRWQIDPELEPRLRRMGERGDIIKTMHREMAAAGVTRAPGDYAIFDPQGSAHRLVGRVVGEGFADELTERRYVVIDGVDGRTHYAEIGALRPNEEAPVRNTILELRSRVPEPRAIDRTIASVAAGNGGIYSERAHRQFDPQASGEYVGSHVRRLEAMRREGVVGRLADGSWSVGRDYLDRVLQYEKLQQTRNPVRVTVLSWQRLEVLPQALGTTWLDRTLVGMEPDGLASTGFGAEVETALRTRRQWLIEQGLAREEAGQMRFARNMLETLEARELARTAADISARTGLAHVDVKAGDKIEGVYRRMLTLNSGRFALIERSQEFALVPWRPVLERARGQLVTGHVGGEGISWSIGIKRGIGR